From a single Phacochoerus africanus isolate WHEZ1 chromosome 11, ROS_Pafr_v1, whole genome shotgun sequence genomic region:
- the LOC125110503 gene encoding ubiquilin-3-like, protein MARAGEEAGDSRLVSGREPRSRIIRVSVKSPQDCQEFMLAENSSIRHFKKQISNRLQCDADRLVLIFSGKILRDQDLLSQRGILDGTTVHLVVRTHGRGTLPAPGTLPGPTLCCAPRAEPSPWERLCRLARSSPDLANFLGQLAQLLTAMPESAGHLLEDPMVQGLANEKPANAGPVPASSRPVQKPGPVLKALGDRQEPAQQQEALPADRQGLEALKAVPGGDNAMHLVCSDIQHLMLSTLAPLVASKGHSPGSEACGGGASPHSVANTTASAPARPLAQEVSAGVAAQARGLVSNQASSGCRSGASDLYSAQGSQRPIEKAPPASQLSPPPTALRRAFHVLQRNPALLQQLAPDSPLRHQMPPLPILTNPRALQALIQIEKGLQILSQEVPGLGPCLWGPGRPRGATSASEPRAGGQGPRGQPTLAVLQLLHALASACSQSTPSSRPLTEGPYQQELEHLKAMGFANRDANLQALVAAGGDIHAAVERLLGVPEA, encoded by the coding sequence ATGGCACGGGCTGGGGAAGAAGCCGGGGACAGTCGGCTGGTGTCTGGACGGGAGCCACGATCACGCATCATCAGAGTGTCTGTCAAGAGCCCACAAGACTGCCAGGAATTCATGCTGGCAGAAAATAGCAGCATCCGCCACTTTAAGAAACAGATCTCCAACCGCCTTCAGTGTGACGCGGACAGACTGGTGCTCATCTTCTCCGGAAAGATCCTCCGGGACCAAGATCTACTGAGCCAGCGAGGCATCCTCGATGGCACGACGGTCCACTTGGTGGTGAGGACCCATGGGAGAGGGACTCTGCCCGCTCCTGGCACCCTGCCGGGCCCCACCCTCTGCTGCGCTCCCCGTGCCGAACCGTCCCCCTGGGAGAGGCTGTGCCGCCTGGCCCGGAGCTCTCCCGACCTGGCCAACTTCCTTGGCCAGCTGGCTCAGCTCCTGACGGCTATGCCTGAGTCTGCGGGGCATCTCTTGGAAGACCCTATGGTCCAAGGCCTGGCCAATGAGAAACCAGCCAATGCCGGCCCTGTCCCTGCGTCTTCGAGGCCAGTACAGAAACCGGGGCCAGTTCTGAAAGCCCTGGGAGACCGGCAGGAGCCGGCCCAGCAACAGGAAGCCCTGCCAGCAgacaggcaggggctggaggcctTGAAGGCAGTGCCAGGTGGTGACAATGCCATGCACCTGGTCTGCTCTGACATCCAGCACCTCATGCTCTCCACTCTGGCCCCACTGGTCGCTTCCAAAGGCCACAGCCCAGGTTCAGAGGCTTGCGGAGGGGGAGCCAGTCCTCACAGCGTTGCTAACACCACAGCCTCTGCACCTGCCAGGCCGTTGGCACAGGAAGTCAGTGCAGGCGTAgctgcccaggccaggggcctggTGTCAAACCAGGCCAGTTCCGGATGCAGGAGCGGAGCGTCAGACTTGTACTCGGCCCAGGGGAGCCAGCGGCCCATCGAGAAAGCCCCTCCCGCCAGTCAGCTGAGCCCGCCCCCCACTGCCTTGCGCAGAGCCTTCCACGTCCTGCAGCGGAACCCAGCATTGCTCCAGCAGCTGGCCCCGGACAGCCCCCTTCGACATCAGATGCCACCCCTTCCCATACTCACCAACCCACGGGCACTGCAGGCATTGATACAGATAGAAAAGGGCCTGCAGATACTGTCCCAGGAGGTGCCCGGGTTGGGACCTTGTTTATGGGGTCCCGGCAGGCCACGTGGGGCTACAAGCGCTTCTGAACCCAGGGCCGGAGGGCAGGGTCCTAGAGGGCAGCCCACCTTGGCCGTTCTCCAGCTCCTCCACGCTCTGGCCAGTGCCTGCTCCCAGTCCACCCCGTCCTCACGCCCCCTCACTGAAGGGCCCTACCAGCAAGAACTGGAGCATCTGAAGGCCATGGGTTTTGCCAACCGTGATGCCAATCTTCAGGCCCTCGTGGCCGCAGGCGGAGACATCCATGCTGCCGTTGAGAGGCTGCTGGGGGTACCAGAGGCCTAG
- the LOC125111395 gene encoding olfactory receptor 52D1-like: MPASNSSEPGLPAALRLTGVPGLEWAHPWIALPFCALYLVALAGNAALVLVIVTDRALHAPMYLFLCLLSLTDVALSSTTVPKTLAILWLQAGEMSSAGCLAQMFCVHSIYALESSVLLAMAFDRYVAVCHPLRYTTILNHAVIGRIGLLGICRSITVVSPLIFLLRRLPYCGHRVMAHTYCEHMGIARLACADITVNIVYGLTMALLAVGLDSILIAVSYGFILRAVFCLPSRDAQHKALSTCGSHLGVIAAFYVPAFFSFLTHRFGQHQVPRHVHILLANLYVLVPPVLNPIIYGARTTEIRSRLLRLPRLWKISA, translated from the coding sequence ATGCCAGCTTCCAACAGCAGTGAGCCCGGGCTCCCGGCCGCCCTCCGCCTGACGGGGGTCCCAGGGCTGGAGTGGGCCCACCCCTGGATCGCCCTCCCCTTCTGTGCTTTGTATCTGGTGGCGCTGGCTGGGAACGCCGCCCTCGTCCTGGTCATAGTGACGGACAGGGCCCTGCACGCCCCCATGTACCTCTTCCTTTGCCTTCTCTCGCTCACCGACGTGGCTCTCAGCTCCACCACTGTGCCCAAGACGCTGGCCATTCTGTGGCTGCAAGCGGGCGAGATGTCCTCTGCTGGGTGCCTGGCCCAGATGTTCTGTGTCCATTCTATCTACGCTCTCGAGTCCTCGGTGCTTCTCGCCATGGCCTTTGACCGCTATGTGGCTGTCTGCCACCCACTGAGATACACGACCATTCTCAACCACGCCGTCATAGGCAGAATTGGCCTTTTGGGGATATGCCGGAGTATAACTGTTGTCTCCCCTTTAATCTTCTTGCTGAGGCGACTGCCATACTGTGGTCACCGTGTCATGGCACACACCTACTGTGAGCACATGGGCATTGCTCGACTGGCCTGTGCCGACATCACTGTCAATATTGTCTATGGCCTGACCATGGCCCTTCTGGCTGTGGGTCTGGATTCCATCCTCATTGCCGTCTCCTATGGCTTCATCCTCCGTGCTGTCTTCTGCCTTCCATCCCGTGATGCCCAGCACAAGGCTCTGAgtacctgtggctcccacctggGGGTCATCGCGGCCTTCTACGTGCctgccttcttctccttcctcaccCATCGCTTTGGCCAACACCAGGTCCCCAGGCATGTGCACATCCTTCTGGCTAATCTCTATGTGCTGGTCCCTCCTGTGCTCAACCCCATCATCTATGGGGCCAGGACCACGGAGATTCGGAGTCGACTTCTTAGACTGCCTCGTTTGTGGAAGATCTCCGCCTGA
- the LOC125111731 gene encoding olfactory receptor 52D1 has translation MPASNSSEPGLPAALRLTGVPGLEWAHPWIALPFCALYLVALAGNAALVLVIVTDRALHAPMYLFLCLLSLTDVALSSTTVPKTLAILWLQAGEMSSAGCLAQMFCVHSIYALESSVLLAMAFDRYVAVCHPLRYTTILNHAVIGRIGLLGICRSVAIVSPFILLLRRLPYCGHRVMAHTYCEHMGIARLACADITVNIVYGLTVALLAMGLDSILIAVSYGFILRAVFCLPSRDAQHKALSTCGSHLGVIAAFYVPAFFSFLTHRFGQHRVPRHVHILLANLYVLVPPVLNPIIYGARTTEIRSRLPRLLHLGKILV, from the coding sequence ATGCCAGCTTCCAACAGCAGTGAGCCCGGGCTCCCGGCCGCCCTCCGCCTGACGGGGGTCCCAGGGCTGGAGTGGGCCCACCCCTGGATCGCCCTCCCCTTCTGTGCTTTGTATCTGGTGGCGCTGGCTGGGAACGCCGCCCTCGTCCTGGTCATAGTGACGGACAGGGCCCTGCACGCCCCCATGTACCTCTTCCTTTGCCTTCTCTCGCTCACCGACGTGGCTCTCAGCTCCACCACTGTGCCCAAGACGCTGGCCATTCTGTGGCTGCAAGCGGGCGAGATGTCCTCTGCTGGGTGCCTGGCCCAGATGTTCTGTGTCCATTCTATCTACGCTCTCGAGTCCTCGGTGCTTCTCGCCATGGCCTTTGACCGCTATGTGGCTGTCTGCCACCCACTGAGATACACGACCATTCTCAACCACGCCGTCATAGGCAGAATTGGCCTTTTGGGGATATGCCGGAGTGTGGCCATCGTCTCCCCTTTCATCCTCTTGCTGAGGCGACTGCCATACTGTGGTCACCGTGTCATGGCACACACCTACTGTGAGCACATGGGCATTGCTCGACTGGCCTGTGCCGACATCACTGTCAATATTGTCTATGGGCTGACTGTGGCTCTTCTGGCCATGGGTCTGGATTCCATCCTCATTGCCGTCTCCTATGGCTTCATCCTCCGTGCTGTCTTCTGCCTTCCATCCCGTGATGCCCAGCACAAGGCTCTGAgtacctgtggctcccacctggGGGTCATCGCGGCCTTCTACGTGCctgccttcttctccttcctcaccCATCGCTTTGGCCAACACCGGGTCCCCAGGCATGTGCACATCCTTCTGGCTAATCTCTATGTGCTGGTCCCTCCTGTGCTCAACCCCATCATCTATGGGGCCAGGACCACGGAGATTCGGAGTCGACTTCCAAGATTGCTTCACTTGGGGAAAATTTTGGTATGA
- the LOC125111397 gene encoding olfactory receptor 51I2-like — MGSCGTNITGMASFTLTGFPEMEGLEHWVAALLLLLYAVSILGNVLILFIVKEEQSLHQPMYYFLSVLSVNDLGVSLSTLPTVLATLCFHAPEAALDACLTQMFFIHFFSWTGSGVLLAMSFDRCVAICNPLHYSAVLTDTRVAHVGISITLRSFCMVFPLPFLLKRLPFCKDTVLTHSYCLHPDLIRLPCGDTTINSMYGLFIVISAFGVDAVLILLSYALILRSVLAIASQEERLKTFHTCVSHVCAVLIFYVPMVSVSMVHRFGKHAPESIHKFMSLVYLFVPPVLNPIIYSVRTKEIRKRLHKMLLGHHEIPSKIKPEELGDVMTAERSYRPNVPPGPPACQIHQPQQSDKTDKNTEPTHSTRLGDSEILEKVSVAIPRDEELCGGVSAVKGTKNLYSNVK; from the exons ATGGGAAGTTGTGGCACTAACATCACGGGCATGGCCAGCTTCACACTAACGGGCTTCCCAGAGATGGAGGGACTGGAGCACTGGGTAGCGGCCCTCCTCTTGCTGCTCTATGCTGTCTCCATCCTGGGCAACGTCCTCATCCTCTTCATCGTAAAGGAGGAGCAGAGCTTGCACCAGCCAATGTACTACTTCCTGTCTGTGTTGTCCGTCAATGACCTGGGTGTGTCCTTGTCTACTCTGCCCACGGTCCTGGCTACCTTGTGCTTTCATGCACCAGAGGCTGCCTTGGATGCCTGCCTGACCCAGATGTTCTTCATCCACTTTTTCTCCTGGACAGGGTCTGGGGTCCTGCTGGCCATGAGTTTTGACCGCTGTGTGGCCATCTGTAACCCCCTGCATTATTCCGCGGTGCTCACTGATACCCGCGTGGCTCACGTGGGCATATCCATCACCCTCCGCAGCTTCTGCATGGTCTTCCCGCTGCCTTTCCTTCTGAAGAGGCTGCCCTTCTGTAAAGACACCGTGTTGACCCACTCCTACTGCTTGCACCCAGATCTGATCCGCCTGCCCTGTGGAGACACCACCATCAACAGTATGTATGGCCTGTTCATTGTCATCTCTGCCTTTGGCGTGGACGCTGTGCTCATCCTCCTCTCCTACGCACTCATACTGCGCTCCGTGCTGGCCATTGCCTCCCAGGAGGAGAGGCTTAAGACCTTCCACACATGTGTGTCTCACGTCTGCGCTGTGCTCATTTTCTATGTCCCCATGGTCAGTGTGTCCATGGTCCATCGGTTTGGGAAGCACGCCCCTGAGTCTATACACAAGTTCATGTCCCTGGTATATCTCTTTGTGCCTCCAGTGCTCAACCCCATCATCTATTCTGTTAGGACTAAGGAGATTCGTAAGAGGCTACACAAGATGTTACTGGGAC aCCATGAAATACCTTCTAAAATAAAGCCAGAGGAACTGGGTGATGTGATGACGGCCGAAAGATCATACAGACCCAATGTCCCTCCAGGACCCCCTGCATGTCAAATTCACCAGCCACAACAAAGCgacaaaacagataaaaacacAGAGCCAACACACTCAACGAGGTTAGGTGACAGCGAAATCCTTGAAAAAGTGAGTGTGGCCATACCACGAGATGAGGAACTGTGTGGTGGGGTCAGTGCGGTGAAAGGGACTAAAAACCTTTACTCCAACgtgaaatga
- the LOC125111661 gene encoding olfactory receptor 51I2-like, with protein sequence MGGNPHNSSEWPTFILTGLPGLETSQDWLFLLLGTLYAVSIVGNALILFIIKEEQSLHQPMYYFLSLLSVNDLGVSFSTLPTVLATFCFHFREISFDACMAQMFFIHLFSFMESGILLVMSFDRYVAICKPLHYATVLSDGRIVRMGVSAFIRSFCLVFPLPFLLKRLPFCKANILSHAYCLHPDLIRLPCGDITINNRFGLFIVISTFGLDPALILLSYALIVRSVLAIASREGRLKMLHTCVSHTCAVLIFYVPMVGVSMAARYGRHAPPHLHTLLSLVYLFVPPMLNPVIYSIKTKEIRQRLCRMLAGTKF encoded by the coding sequence ATGGGCGGTAACCCTCACAACAGCTCAGAGTGGCCAACTTTCATCCTGACAGGGCTCCCGGGGCTGGAGACCTCCCAAGACTGGCTGTTTCTGCTCCTTGGTACCTTGTACGCGGTCTCCATCGTGGGCAATGCCCTCATCCTATTCATTATCAAGGAGGAGCAGAGCTTGCACCAGCCTATGTACTACTTCCTGTCCCTGCTCTCAGTTAACGATCTAGGCGTGTCTTTCTCCACGCTGCCCACGGTGCTGGCCACATTTTGCTTCCACTTCAGGGAAATCAGCTTTGATGCCTGCATGGCTCAGATGTTCTTCATCCACCTCTTCTCCTTCATGGAGTCTGGGATTCTGCTGGTCATGAGCtttgaccgctacgtggccatctgcaagccactGCACTACGCCACTGTGCTCTCTGATGGCCGTATTGTACGCATGGGCGTGTCTGCCTTCATCCGCAGCTTCTGCCTGGTTTTCCCACTGCCTTTCCTGCTGAAGAGGTTGCCCTTCTGCAAGGCCAACATATTGTCCCATGCCTACTGCCTGCATCCGGATCTGATCCGTCTTCCCTGCGGTGACATCACCATCAATAATCGCTTTGGTCTCTTCATTGTCATCTCCACCTTTGGCCTGGACCCTGCACTCATTCTCCTCTCTTACGCGCTCATAGTGCGCTCGGTACTCGCCATCGCATCCCGGGAGGGACGGCTAAAGATGCTGCACACGTGTGTGTCACACACGTGTGCGGTGCTCATCTTCTATGTGCCCATGGTTGGGGTGTCCATGGCCGCTCGCTACGGGAGGCACGCCCCGCCGCACCTGCACACACTCCTGTCCCTGGTGTATCTCTTTGTGCCTCCGATGCTCAACCCTGTCATCTATTCCATCAAAACCAAAGAGATCCGCCAGAGGCTGTGCAGAATGCTGGCGGGAACCAAGTTTTAA